A DNA window from Castanea sativa cultivar Marrone di Chiusa Pesio chromosome 7, ASM4071231v1 contains the following coding sequences:
- the LOC142644709 gene encoding L-ascorbate oxidase homolog: protein MLLKLAGVSAWIFYTIFILLGLVSAEDPYRFFNWNVTYGDIYPLGVRQQGILINGQFPGPEIYSNTNDNLIINVHNSLPEPFLLSWNGIQQRRNSYQDGVYGTTCPIPPGKNFTYTLQVKDQIGSFFYFPSLAFHKAAGGFGAIKILSRPRIPVPFPEPAGDYSILIGDWYKANHTNLKAVLDRGHRLPSPSGILINGRGPNGTSFTVEQGKTYRLRISNVGLQSTLNFRIQGHKMKLVEVEGTHTIQTTYSELDIHVGQSYSVLITADQPAQDYFIAVSNRFSTRLITTTGTLRYSNSKRPVSGPIPGGPTTQIDWSIRQARSIRTNLTASGPRPNPQGSYHYGLVNITRTIKLESSAAQVDRKQRYAVNSVSFVPADTPLKIADYFKIKDVFRIGSISDSPPYKKMYLDTSVMGADFRAFVEIVFQNHENIVQSWHIDGYAFWVVGMDGGVWTPASRKQYNLRDAVSRSTTQVYPKSWTAIYMALDNVGMWNVRTEFWARQYLGQQFYLRVYSPVESIRDEYPVPKNALLCGKAAGRETRPL from the exons ATGCTGCTAAAACTAGCAGGAGTTTCTGCATGGATTTTCTACACCATCTTTATTCTTTTGGGACTTGTTAGTGCTGAAGATCCTTATAGGTTCTTCAACTGGAATGTCACCTATGGTGACATATACCCCCTCGGTGTTCGTCAACAG ggaATTCTTATCAATGGCCAATTTCCAGGGCCTGAGATATATTCAAATACCAATGACAATTTAATCATAAATGTGCATAACAGCTTACCAGAACCATTCCTTTTGTCATG GAATGGGATTCAGCAGAGAAGAAATTCTTATCAAGATGGAGTGTATGGAACAACATGCCCTATCCCACCAGGCAAGAACTTCACCTACACGCTACAGGTGAAAGATCAGATTGGTAGCTTCTTCTACTTCCCATCTCTTGCATTTCACAAGGCAGCTGGTGGCTTTGGAGCCATCAAAATCCTCAGCAGGCCTAGAATTCCTGTTCCATTTCCTGAACCAGCTGGGGATTACTCTATTCTCATTGGAGATTGGTACAAGGCTAATCACACA AACTTGAAGGCTGTCTTAGATCGTGGTCACAGGCTTCCCTCCCCTAGTGGTATTCTAATCAACGGTCGAGGACCAAATGGTACTTCTTTCACTGTTGAACAag gaAAAACTTACAGGCTTAGGATTTCAAATGTGGGTCTTCAAAGTACACTTAACTTCAGAATTCAGGGACACAAGATGAAGCTTGTTGAAGTTGAGGGCACTCACACAATCCAAACCACCTATTCAGAGCTTGACATCCATGTGGGCCAATCTTATTCTGTGCTAATCACAGCTGATCAGCCAGCTCAGGATTACTTCATTGCAGTCTCAAACCGATTCTCTACCCGGCTCATCACCACCACAGGAACCCTTCGCTACAGTAACTCCAAACGTCCAGTTTCCGGCCCAATTCCCGGAGGACCTACCACCCAAATTGATTGGTCTATAAGGCAAGCTCGGTCAATCAG GACTAACCTTACTGCAAGTGGACCAAGACCAAACCCACAGGGATCATACCACTATGGTCTAGTTAACATTACCAGGACTATCAAACTAGAGAGCTCTGCTGCTCAAGTTGATCGCAAGCAAAGATATGCAGTTAATAGTGTGTCTTTTGTCCCAGCTGACACACCCCTTAAGATTGCAGACTACTTCAAGATAAAAGACGTTTTTCGCATTGGAAGCATCTCAGATAGTCCCCCTTATAAAAAGATGTACCTTGACACATCAGTCATGGGTGCTGATTTTAGAGCCTTTGTTGAGATtgtgtttcaaaaccatgaGAACATTGTTCAGAGCTGGCACATTGATGGATACGCATTCTGGGTTGTTGG AATGGATGGAGGAGTGTGGACACCAGCTAGTCGAAAACAGTACAATCTAAGAGATGCAGTTTCACGATCCACCACACAG GTATATCCCAAGTCATGGACTGCTATTTACATGGCACTTGATAATGTGGGAATGTGGAATGTGAGAACTGAGTTTTGGGCACGGCAATACCTTGGACAACAATTTTATCTCCGCGTATACTCACCTGTTGAGTCGATTAGGGATGAATATCCAGTTCCAAAGAATGCTCTTCTCTGTGGCAAGGCTGCAGGCAGAGAAACAAGACCTCTTTAA